From the Leishmania panamensis strain MHOM/PA/94/PSC-1 chromosome 31 sequence genome, one window contains:
- a CDS encoding hypothetical protein (TriTrypDB/GeneDB-style sysID: LpmP.31.1280), whose product MLGSLDVTTGDALRSFHDALDQAQQSLQRDEKRLSATVQLLSDLTLEVDHLKAERAPSSATCQRREALQAEKVKALQHTRHQREAIAATADHIQHLQAPRLKLTKRVDALKIDVKVLRRQYGLRAAQVHAFIAQFLQPQNSLENLRCQLAQLQQERATQAEAVKMAQRRLEEQKADLAALEAADRLGTTSDSNGGAIAGNGKAPRTKSGDEAAAVLTLATDGNDVQLDAADEECAVDVPLFTEAERRAEATRRRSAQVAAHKSAETQQVEERTRLEALRVDLKRQVLLLCQEIEEADAAQQQEQKAYHDVLNGAVGEADGGVLRQCKRCSCDLFGGFS is encoded by the coding sequence ATGCTCGGGAGCTTGGACGTCACCACCGGAGATGCTCTGCGCAGCTTCCACGACGCACTTGATCAAGCCCAGCAGTCGCTCCAGCGGGATGAGAAGCGCCTCAGCGCaacggtgcagctgctgagcgatCTGACGCTCGAGGTGGACCACCTAAAGGCGGAGAGGGctcccagcagcgccacttgTCAGAGACGAGAAGCACTTCAAGCAGAAAAGGTaaaggcactgcagcacacaCGACATCAGCGCGAGGCCATTGCCGCGACGGCGGACCACATCCAGCATCTGCAAGCACCTCGCCTGAAGCTCACCAAGAGGGTGGATGCTCTGAAGATCGATGTGAAGGTACTCCGCCGGCAGTATGGGCTGCGTGCAGCGCAGGTCCATGCATTCATCGCGCAGTTTTTACAGCCGCAGAACAGTCTTGAAAATCTTCGATGTCAGCTTGCACAGCTTCAGCAGGAGCGTGCAACGCAGGCGGAGGCTGTGAAGATGGCCCAGCGGCGTCTGGAAGAGCAGAAGGCAGATTTAGCTGCACTTGAAGCTGCTGACAGGCTTGGCACAACAAGTGATTCAAACGGAGGCGCCATCGCTGGCAATGGAAAAGCACCACGGACGAAGAGCGGTGATGAAGCTGCGGCAGTGTTGACACTAGCGACTGACGGCAACGACGTGCAGCTAGACGCTGCGGACGAAGAGTGTGCTGTGGACGTGCCTCTTTTCACTGAAGCGGAAAGGCGCGCTGAGGCGACGAGGCGGCGTTCTGCGCAGGTGGCAGCACACAAATCCGCTGAGACGCAGCAGGtcgaagagagaacgaggctCGAAGCCCTCCGCGTGGATCTGAAGCGGCAGGTTTTGCTGCTTTGCCAAGAGATTGAAGAggccgacgcagcgcagcagcaagagcaaaAGGCGTATCATGACGTGTTGAATGGCGCTGTAGGCGAAGCTGATGGAGGTGTACTTCGGCAGTGCAAGCGATGTTCGTGCGACCTTTTTGGCGGCTTCTCGTGA